The proteins below are encoded in one region of Brachyspira hampsonii:
- a CDS encoding tetratricopeptide repeat protein, producing MAEKDINNFFNKAYDAFKNKNYNLAIEYFSEVIKLDSTIYEAYYNRANAKANIDNENSYRSAIEDYTWALKLNDKFAAAYYNRGIMNRSLGNTEDALKDFDKAIELNYNLEEAYYVRANTKASLKDYKGSIEDYNKAIEVYPHFADAYYNRALSKNALGEYKEAIKDYDKAIEYNSHFTDAYNNRGNVKEKLGSYNEAIDDYTNAIHINREFADGYFNRANAKFHIKDYKGAVEDFDELIKIAPNYSKAYLNRGIIAMTMEAYQEAIKDFDKVIELDPNIADAYYNKAVALNHLGIYDESILYYDQAIKLNPDYSESYFNRGISKSKNAYTKKDKINKDEYDKLIKEAEDDFDKAYDLANEHIKNIISEGLKKLAFLNMEAAENFCKKHNIN from the coding sequence ATGGCTGAAAAGGATATTAACAATTTTTTTAATAAGGCTTATGATGCTTTTAAAAATAAAAATTATAACTTAGCAATAGAATATTTTTCTGAAGTTATAAAATTAGATTCAACCATCTACGAAGCATACTATAATAGAGCAAATGCAAAAGCAAATATAGATAATGAAAATTCATATAGAAGTGCAATAGAAGATTATACTTGGGCTTTAAAATTAAATGATAAATTTGCAGCAGCATATTATAACAGAGGAATTATGAACAGGAGTTTAGGAAATACTGAAGATGCTTTGAAGGATTTTGACAAGGCAATAGAGCTTAATTATAATCTTGAAGAGGCTTATTATGTAAGGGCAAATACAAAAGCTAGCTTGAAAGATTATAAAGGTTCTATAGAAGATTATAACAAGGCTATTGAAGTTTATCCGCATTTTGCTGATGCTTATTATAACAGAGCTTTATCCAAAAATGCACTTGGAGAATATAAAGAAGCTATAAAAGATTATGACAAAGCAATAGAATATAATTCTCATTTTACTGATGCATACAATAACAGAGGAAATGTAAAAGAAAAACTAGGCAGCTATAATGAAGCTATAGATGATTATACAAATGCGATTCATATAAACAGAGAATTTGCTGATGGATATTTCAATAGGGCAAATGCCAAATTTCATATAAAAGATTACAAAGGTGCTGTAGAAGACTTTGATGAATTAATAAAGATTGCTCCAAATTATTCAAAAGCATATTTAAACAGAGGAATAATTGCTATGACTATGGAAGCATATCAAGAGGCTATTAAAGATTTTGATAAAGTGATAGAATTAGATCCGAATATTGCTGATGCTTATTATAACAAAGCAGTAGCACTTAATCATTTAGGTATATATGATGAGTCTATACTTTATTATGATCAAGCGATAAAATTAAATCCGGATTATTCTGAAAGCTATTTCAATAGGGGAATTTCAAAATCCAAAAATGCATATACAAAAAAAGATAAAATAAACAAAGACGAATATGATAAACTAATAAAAGAAGCTGAAGATGATTTTGATAAAGCATACGATTTAGCTAATGAACATATAAAGAATATCATTTCTGAAGGGCTTAAAAAATTAGCTTTTCTTAATATGGAAGCAGCTGAAAATTTCTGTAAAAAGCATAATATTAATTGA
- a CDS encoding NUDIX hydrolase, which translates to MKEIWDIYDRNKNKTGRIHQRGIPLNKNDYHIVIHAWVVNSNDEVIITKRHSSKKICPDMWECTEGSILAGEDSIDGALRELKEEIGLSFKKNEAVFLTSFVLEFSNTIVDSFMFRRDVKLEELILQENEVSDAMIVNRKKYLEMCESREIISSIRYFYDIYDKLNN; encoded by the coding sequence ATGAAAGAGATTTGGGATATATACGATAGAAATAAAAATAAAACAGGACGCATTCATCAAAGAGGAATTCCTTTAAATAAAAATGATTATCATATAGTTATACATGCTTGGGTGGTAAACAGTAATGATGAAGTCATAATAACAAAAAGGCATAGCAGTAAAAAAATATGCCCTGATATGTGGGAATGTACTGAAGGTTCTATATTAGCCGGAGAAGATAGTATTGACGGAGCTTTAAGAGAGCTTAAAGAAGAAATAGGATTGTCATTTAAAAAAAATGAAGCTGTATTTTTAACTTCTTTTGTATTAGAGTTTTCAAATACAATAGTAGATTCATTTATGTTTAGAAGAGATGTAAAATTAGAAGAATTAATTTTGCAGGAAAATGAAGTAAGTGATGCTATGATAGTAAATAGAAAAAAATATTTAGAGATGTGTGAAAGCAGAGAGATAATTTCTTCTATAAGATATTTTTATGATATTTACGATAAACTAAATAATTAA
- a CDS encoding DUF2971 domain-containing protein, giving the protein MNDKEKQLKKIFEKIEKYNDGKHDNKIINLCDEGLKIDSKNSRLYFYKAGALHNLGEYDNNSDYHNKAIKYFNDVIKFLSETEKNIKNNLQKLDLYNIYSQIYNNIGASYLHLINYNKAIEYFNKSIEYGFINGGVYYNKGICNYHIAIENNNDLDRFKLAIEDFNRAKELGFNSNNIYFLKGSSYFHLGSVKIDDSIEYLNNAINNFEFSINLENDNKVEAYYRKGLSYMYLALYSNNNIEYFEKSLENFNIAINYNLTNGEYYYNRGSCYYNLGFINADNFQLAINDYNKSIELNFKDYKVYYNRGLAYNSLGLLENNNIYFEKALQDFYKYINFDKNNADVYYRIGISLNQLEKYDESLLNFDKAIYLNINDVFLYYYIFSSYFNLQNYEEAISNINQFIEKNSDSEIGYLNRAMSYINLYLRKYKNYDEYYSIIEKDFNKTMELKPNDELIYSKIGGLYYTLEDYEKCLNIFSKVIKLNKENDSAYYHIGLSYHKLKNYDEAIKNYELSEQYCKYNHNKLSIQDKKIESLLKLSNKESEICNIYNNNVLELYEEFYNEIIFYSYDFFNISSSITENILSLKNKINIDENSIIKNNKKIINKAIQDNFYTQNYYFEIKNNSLYNYTKVNKDTLRSILNNTLWFSNTKNFNDPVDPYIRNFRKEQQNKFYDYLLDKIKIACLTTHNDNTLMWSHYADKHQGICIEYDINKIFNEKNNKILIKKISYNNKMISYDTFMNKERKSINMVLIDNKTIDNITDLFTIKSKEWEYEDEYRILFYDEENKNRNGTLINLPIKSICFGVQTSKEDKELVYNVVEYINKKNRNKNGKKYKRIKLYQAELDDNELFKINIKPYKHGNEGL; this is encoded by the coding sequence ATGAATGATAAAGAAAAACAATTAAAAAAAATTTTTGAGAAAATAGAAAAATATAATGACGGAAAACATGATAATAAAATAATAAATTTATGCGATGAAGGTTTAAAAATTGACAGTAAAAATTCTAGATTATATTTTTATAAAGCTGGAGCATTACATAATTTAGGAGAATATGATAATAATTCAGATTATCATAATAAAGCAATAAAATATTTCAATGATGTAATAAAATTTTTATCAGAAACAGAAAAAAATATTAAAAATAATTTACAAAAATTAGATTTATATAATATATATTCTCAAATATATAATAATATTGGAGCATCTTATTTACATTTAATTAATTATAATAAAGCTATTGAATATTTTAATAAATCTATAGAATATGGATTTATTAATGGAGGAGTTTATTATAATAAAGGAATTTGTAATTATCATATTGCTATAGAAAATAATAATGATTTAGATAGGTTTAAGTTAGCAATAGAAGATTTTAATAGAGCTAAAGAATTGGGATTTAATAGTAATAATATTTATTTCTTGAAAGGTTCATCTTATTTTCATTTAGGTTCAGTAAAAATTGATGATAGTATAGAGTATTTAAATAATGCTATAAATAATTTTGAATTTTCAATTAATTTAGAGAATGATAATAAGGTAGAGGCATACTATAGAAAAGGATTATCCTATATGTATTTAGCTTTATATTCAAATAATAATATAGAATATTTTGAAAAGTCTTTAGAAAATTTTAATATTGCAATAAATTATAATTTAACAAATGGAGAATACTATTATAATAGAGGATCTTGTTATTATAATTTAGGATTTATAAATGCTGATAATTTTCAATTAGCCATTAATGATTATAATAAATCAATAGAATTAAATTTTAAAGATTATAAAGTATATTATAATAGAGGGTTAGCATATAATTCATTAGGTTTATTAGAAAATAATAATATATATTTTGAAAAAGCTTTGCAGGATTTTTATAAATATATTAATTTTGATAAAAATAATGCTGATGTATATTATAGGATAGGTATATCTCTTAATCAGTTAGAAAAGTATGATGAATCTTTATTAAATTTTGATAAAGCAATTTATCTTAATATTAATGATGTTTTTTTATATTATTATATATTTTCATCTTATTTTAATTTGCAAAATTATGAAGAGGCTATAAGTAATATAAATCAATTTATAGAAAAAAATTCTGATTCAGAAATAGGATATTTAAATAGAGCAATGAGTTATATTAATTTATATCTTAGAAAATATAAAAATTATGATGAGTATTACAGTATAATAGAAAAAGATTTTAATAAAACTATGGAATTAAAACCAAATGATGAGCTTATATATTCAAAAATAGGAGGATTATATTATACATTAGAAGATTATGAAAAATGTTTAAATATTTTTAGTAAAGTAATTAAATTAAATAAAGAAAATGATTCAGCTTACTATCATATTGGATTGTCTTATCATAAATTAAAAAATTATGATGAGGCTATAAAAAATTACGAATTATCAGAACAATATTGTAAATATAATCATAATAAATTAAGTATACAAGATAAAAAAATAGAAAGTTTATTAAAACTAAGTAATAAAGAAAGTGAAATATGTAATATATACAACAATAATGTATTAGAGTTATATGAAGAATTTTATAATGAAATAATTTTTTATTCTTATGATTTTTTTAATATTTCATCATCAATAACAGAAAATATATTATCATTAAAAAATAAAATAAATATAGATGAAAATAGTATTATAAAGAATAATAAAAAAATTATAAATAAAGCAATTCAGGATAATTTTTATACTCAAAACTATTATTTTGAAATAAAAAATAATAGTTTATATAATTATACTAAGGTTAATAAAGATACTTTAAGAAGCATATTAAATAATACTTTATGGTTCAGCAATACTAAAAATTTTAATGATCCTGTTGATCCTTATATAAGAAATTTTAGAAAAGAACAACAAAATAAATTTTATGATTATTTATTAGATAAAATAAAAATAGCTTGTTTAACTACTCATAATGATAATACTTTAATGTGGAGTCATTATGCGGATAAACATCAAGGTATTTGTATAGAATATGATATAAATAAAATTTTCAATGAAAAAAATAATAAAATATTAATTAAGAAAATTAGTTACAATAATAAAATGATATCTTACGATACATTTATGAATAAAGAAAGAAAATCAATAAATATGGTTTTAATAGATAATAAAACAATAGATAATATAACAGATTTATTTACTATAAAATCTAAAGAGTGGGAATACGAAGATGAATATCGTATACTCTTTTATGATGAAGAAAATAAAAATCGAAATGGAACACTTATTAATTTACCAATAAAAAGCATTTGTTTCGGGGTACAGACATCAAAAGAGGATAAAGAGCTTGTGTATAATGTAGTTGAGTATATAAATAAAAAAAATAGAAATAAAAATGGTAAAAAATATAAAAGAATTAAACTGTATCAGGCTGAACTTGATGATAATGAGCTTTTTAAGATTAATATTAAGCCTTATAAACATGGAAATGAGGGTTTATAA
- the recJ gene encoding single-stranded-DNA-specific exonuclease RecJ: MDINNLNTSILELLKLRGITSKEDIYDFFFQDIYSLSNPFNIRDVNVFVDRVKEAIENDEKILVYGDKDADGITAASIIYNTLKMVTKNVEAFVPNHTTGYGLSKAVIEEYANSGISLIITVDCGISNAEEVEFARDLSIDIIVTDHHDIPEILPNAYAVFNPKISNTGFVSKNFSGCAVAFKLMQAFVFSYTKLYNKDIIVLDYEIDRSKNVLKRIRALKSTNFVISDEVFGFELINNDNRYKSIYADYYDELMSEDEVLEELASYMFEGDGCVLVLTGGEERLKRLIQLYEKYEIYLPEYDNVYDLLQLGAKYGNVNIKTTKTLNDFALALNVNIYRYDNIEYRDLIIKMEIFRRLFYISQKQLQNYIKKKSILVLFGSVADVVPLIEENRAYVKCALKELEKPSHIRYNIILERINLLNTKIDTQVISWRLAPFINAAGRMGSPETALKLLTCEIKEEAMTLSNEVYNMNETRKSLTESNFNIVNEYIKANSCLDLPIIVVKSKKIEQGLTGLIAGKVLSEYGKTAVIMYENDDGICIGSIRSRGEDNARDMLEYANIYLTKFGGHKNAAGFTLNTDNFEKFQSKIIKYASNQNFQTEKNDDVFDMELSFKEIDIKFARLLELFEPYGCGNEEPLFMSKKVKVNGINKMKKNNKTHLRLELLQDNKKVNAIMWDKSDEETDKLLSSDYIDIIYKLKVNRFGGSEDARIYIESYKIF; the protein is encoded by the coding sequence ATGGACATAAATAACTTAAATACATCAATATTAGAACTTTTAAAATTAAGAGGCATAACTTCAAAAGAAGATATTTATGATTTCTTTTTTCAGGATATATATTCACTGTCTAATCCTTTTAATATAAGGGATGTTAATGTATTTGTGGACAGAGTAAAAGAAGCTATAGAAAATGATGAGAAGATATTAGTATATGGTGATAAAGATGCAGACGGTATAACAGCCGCATCTATTATATATAATACATTAAAAATGGTTACAAAAAATGTTGAAGCATTCGTACCTAATCATACAACAGGATACGGACTTTCTAAGGCAGTTATAGAGGAATATGCCAATTCAGGGATAAGCCTTATTATAACAGTTGACTGCGGTATATCTAATGCTGAAGAAGTGGAGTTTGCAAGGGATTTATCAATAGATATTATAGTAACAGATCATCATGATATACCGGAGATACTTCCGAATGCTTATGCAGTATTTAATCCTAAAATTTCAAATACAGGTTTTGTATCAAAGAATTTTTCAGGCTGTGCTGTTGCTTTTAAACTTATGCAGGCTTTCGTGTTTTCTTATACAAAGTTATATAATAAGGATATAATAGTATTAGATTATGAGATTGATAGGTCTAAAAATGTATTAAAAAGAATAAGGGCTTTGAAATCTACTAACTTTGTTATAAGCGATGAGGTGTTTGGCTTCGAGCTTATTAATAATGATAATCGCTATAAGTCGATATATGCTGATTATTATGATGAGCTTATGAGCGAAGATGAGGTGTTAGAAGAGCTTGCTAGTTATATGTTTGAAGGCGACGGATGTGTATTGGTGCTTACAGGCGGAGAAGAGCGGTTAAAAAGGCTTATTCAGCTTTATGAAAAATATGAAATATATTTGCCTGAATATGATAATGTATATGATCTTCTTCAATTAGGTGCTAAATATGGTAATGTCAATATAAAAACTACAAAGACTTTAAATGATTTTGCTTTGGCTCTTAATGTTAATATTTACAGATATGATAATATAGAGTATAGAGATTTAATTATAAAAATGGAAATATTTAGAAGGCTGTTTTATATAAGTCAGAAACAGCTTCAGAATTATATAAAGAAGAAGTCTATACTTGTATTATTCGGCAGTGTTGCTGATGTTGTTCCTCTTATAGAAGAAAATAGGGCTTATGTGAAATGTGCTTTAAAGGAATTGGAAAAGCCTAGTCATATTAGATATAATATTATACTTGAGCGAATTAATTTATTAAATACAAAGATAGATACTCAGGTTATAAGCTGGAGGCTGGCTCCTTTCATAAATGCGGCCGGAAGAATGGGAAGCCCTGAAACCGCCTTGAAACTCCTTACATGCGAGATAAAAGAAGAGGCTATGACTTTATCAAATGAAGTTTACAATATGAATGAGACTAGAAAATCTTTGACTGAATCTAATTTTAATATTGTAAATGAATATATAAAGGCTAACAGCTGTTTAGATTTGCCTATCATAGTGGTTAAGAGTAAAAAGATAGAGCAGGGACTTACAGGACTCATTGCTGGAAAGGTATTAAGCGAATACGGCAAAACCGCTGTGATTATGTATGAGAATGATGATGGTATTTGTATAGGAAGCATAAGAAGCCGCGGTGAGGATAATGCTAGAGATATGCTTGAGTATGCGAATATTTATTTAACTAAATTCGGAGGTCATAAGAATGCTGCCGGATTTACTTTGAATACTGATAATTTTGAGAAGTTTCAAAGTAAGATAATAAAGTATGCATCAAATCAGAATTTCCAAACCGAAAAAAATGACGATGTATTTGATATGGAGCTTAGTTTTAAAGAGATAGATATAAAATTTGCAAGATTGTTGGAATTGTTTGAGCCTTACGGATGCGGAAATGAGGAGCCTTTATTTATGTCTAAAAAAGTTAAAGTTAACGGCATAAATAAAATGAAAAAAAACAATAAAACACATTTAAGGCTTGAATTATTACAGGATAATAAAAAAGTTAACGCTATTATGTGGGATAAAAGCGATGAGGAAACTGACAAATTATTATCATCTGATTATATAGATATTATTTATAAATTGAAAGTTAATCGTTTTGGGGGAAGCGAAGATGCCAGAATATATATAGAGAGCTATAAAATATTTTAA
- a CDS encoding RNA ligase yields the protein MKVLIITVGAQGSGKSYTIKKAKLENYSVSSDNLRILYSGIFPDGYNGIAISEKDNSYIWNNLILSILENRFRLGQFTILDSTGLFNLKSITDLAKKCGYRIAAVLFDNVSLKECIDNVRKREIGSNIPKEVIEDFFMRMKSFKLSGANIFKASDYGDAETALIEASKWDSFYLNKTEFEKYDNIKVIPDLHGEYDVFKKFLEKENYFQDKKTAYIFVGDLIDRGSKSKELLDYFLYNDIPDNVYFTEGNHDINLNFFANDIKVTNQDFYKTTYKEIKKSFSITKQIKDDGNNITEEKILNESELNNYKKKIRSFYKRFRLYYFFTFKGEKFFINHSGIDKMYDHIPASILNGIITYGYKEDDDSYKSYIEVGNRFKENHSDIIQIFGHRNVLQEELEDKLCKINDNAYCIENSVEYGNDLIILNLKDLSIESYKNDREIENLFDKEKSDDNLVQHKYYDTVYSTNFSDRVFYKRLWNEQTIKARGLYRYNETNEIAGRSYDKFFNYDEVNETKLKSLEKNIEFPVSIYKKYNGYLFLVFLDKTRDELIFATKSSIATSMASWAESLLTEENKNFIKEYCKKNNTTFVFECIHLKDSSHPIVYNESFLILLDIIYNEENFRKLSYEELSSKEITEQFKVKERIEIIEAPKDNYNKYIEEMIHKYTDDFSIDYEGVVFEDSKGFMVKVKCPFYIIKKALRSESMRLNRLSYSLNIHYTNNHVIFVGNKIFFKYKRENKLKEWRSLQVSEVLETYNEVLNELNNK from the coding sequence TTGAAAGTATTAATAATAACAGTAGGAGCTCAGGGAAGTGGTAAAAGCTATACTATAAAAAAAGCTAAACTTGAGAATTACAGTGTAAGTTCTGATAATTTAAGGATATTATATTCAGGTATTTTTCCGGACGGATATAATGGTATTGCTATTTCTGAAAAGGATAATTCTTATATTTGGAATAATTTAATATTAAGCATATTAGAAAATAGATTCAGATTAGGACAATTTACTATATTAGACAGTACAGGACTTTTTAATTTGAAAAGTATTACAGATCTTGCCAAAAAATGCGGATACAGAATAGCAGCTGTTTTATTTGATAATGTATCCCTTAAAGAATGCATCGATAATGTAAGAAAAAGAGAAATAGGTTCTAATATACCAAAAGAAGTTATTGAGGATTTTTTTATGCGTATGAAAAGTTTTAAATTGTCGGGGGCTAATATTTTTAAGGCTTCGGATTACGGCGATGCTGAAACCGCTTTGATTGAGGCTTCAAAATGGGATAGCTTTTATTTAAATAAAACTGAATTTGAAAAGTACGATAATATAAAAGTGATACCAGATTTGCATGGCGAATATGATGTATTTAAAAAATTTTTAGAGAAAGAGAATTATTTTCAGGATAAAAAAACGGCTTATATATTCGTAGGTGATTTGATAGACAGGGGTTCTAAATCCAAAGAGCTTCTTGACTATTTTTTATACAATGATATACCAGATAATGTTTATTTTACTGAAGGCAATCATGATATAAATTTGAATTTCTTTGCTAATGATATAAAAGTTACAAATCAGGATTTTTATAAAACAACATATAAGGAAATAAAAAAATCATTTAGTATAACCAAACAAATAAAAGATGATGGCAATAATATTACAGAAGAAAAAATATTAAATGAAAGCGAATTAAATAATTATAAAAAGAAAATAAGAAGTTTTTATAAGAGATTCAGACTTTATTATTTTTTCACTTTTAAGGGAGAGAAATTTTTTATTAATCATTCTGGTATAGATAAAATGTATGATCATATACCGGCTTCGATTTTGAATGGTATTATAACTTACGGGTATAAAGAAGATGATGACAGTTATAAATCTTATATAGAAGTAGGAAACAGATTTAAAGAAAATCATTCAGATATTATTCAGATATTCGGTCATAGAAATGTGCTTCAGGAAGAATTGGAAGATAAGTTATGCAAAATAAATGATAATGCATATTGTATAGAAAACTCTGTAGAATATGGTAATGATTTAATTATTCTTAATTTAAAAGATTTATCTATTGAGAGTTATAAAAATGACAGAGAAATAGAAAATCTATTTGATAAAGAAAAATCAGATGATAATCTAGTTCAGCATAAATATTATGATACAGTTTATTCTACTAATTTTTCAGATAGAGTATTTTATAAAAGATTATGGAATGAACAGACTATTAAAGCTAGAGGATTATACAGATACAATGAAACAAATGAAATTGCAGGAAGAAGTTATGATAAATTTTTTAATTATGATGAAGTTAATGAAACTAAATTAAAAAGTTTAGAGAAAAATATAGAGTTTCCTGTAAGTATATACAAAAAATATAATGGATACTTATTTTTGGTATTTTTAGATAAAACTAGAGATGAGCTTATATTTGCTACTAAAAGTTCAATAGCTACATCAATGGCTTCTTGGGCAGAAAGTTTACTTACCGAAGAAAATAAAAATTTTATTAAAGAATACTGCAAGAAAAATAATACTACATTTGTGTTTGAATGCATACACTTAAAAGATTCTTCTCACCCTATTGTTTATAATGAATCATTTTTGATTTTACTTGATATTATATACAATGAAGAGAATTTCAGAAAACTTTCTTATGAAGAACTATCAAGCAAAGAAATAACAGAGCAATTCAAAGTTAAAGAGAGAATAGAAATAATTGAAGCTCCAAAAGATAATTATAATAAATATATAGAAGAAATGATTCATAAATATACTGATGATTTTTCTATAGACTATGAGGGAGTGGTATTTGAAGATAGTAAGGGATTTATGGTAAAAGTTAAATGTCCTTTCTATATTATCAAAAAGGCATTAAGGTCAGAGTCTATGCGTTTAAATAGATTAAGTTATTCATTAAATATTCATTATACTAATAATCATGTTATTTTTGTAGGAAATAAAATATTTTTTAAATATAAAAGAGAGAATAAGTTAAAGGAGTGGAGAAGTTTACAGGTATCAGAAGTTTTAGAAACTTATAATGAGGTTTTGAATGAATTAAATAATAAATAA
- a CDS encoding MFS transporter, which translates to MTILVYSMPFLLYLCSSIFSTVLVINASISGASPFFVSLLGVSYGMGMMLTAGTFSRIKIQKKYYTNLIYIEAVLQLIIAAACLIFLPPEMSLFYSFLYGCCATIFFVCFQSSLDVVSKDLPVTLSGALFIFSWSLGFAVGPTITGFIYKFDYKLGFYFVIAVSVIMFILFYLSRHLRFKANNKKRNWNIPFMRAPRYKVHIGWLVIFVGAMVLHTLRFMFLDYGINVIGFSEADSSLLVGSLSAFMALGSLSSAFYLRFLEKKRIFTIVGLLTPAALLLITFTRNFWLFLIAFMFLGFVSGFGYFFGLYYALADQDNAPRNVAVNEALTGVAALLIPFVMGYLASNFSYFVGFLFMMSVSLICYIIAIYTMWQKKRTALLKEKFNKMINEIDNKYIDKNI; encoded by the coding sequence ATGACTATATTGGTATATTCTATGCCGTTTCTGCTTTACTTATGTTCAAGCATATTCAGCACAGTTTTAGTTATAAACGCTTCTATATCAGGAGCTAGCCCTTTTTTTGTATCGTTACTTGGAGTTTCTTATGGTATGGGTATGATGCTCACTGCTGGTACTTTCTCACGCATCAAAATACAAAAGAAATATTATACCAATTTAATATATATTGAAGCAGTACTTCAGCTTATTATTGCAGCAGCATGTTTAATATTTCTTCCTCCTGAGATGTCTTTATTTTATTCATTTTTATACGGATGCTGTGCTACTATATTTTTTGTATGCTTTCAGTCTTCACTAGATGTAGTATCAAAGGATTTGCCTGTTACATTAAGCGGAGCTTTATTTATATTCTCTTGGTCTTTGGGGTTTGCTGTAGGTCCGACTATTACAGGTTTTATATATAAATTTGATTATAAATTGGGGTTTTATTTTGTTATAGCAGTAAGCGTAATAATGTTTATACTATTTTATCTTTCAAGGCATTTGAGATTTAAGGCTAACAACAAAAAAAGAAATTGGAATATACCTTTTATGCGTGCTCCTAGATATAAAGTGCATATAGGCTGGCTTGTTATATTTGTAGGTGCTATGGTTTTACATACTTTAAGGTTTATGTTTCTTGATTATGGAATAAATGTAATTGGTTTTTCTGAGGCTGATTCATCATTACTAGTTGGAAGTTTATCTGCTTTTATGGCTTTAGGTTCTTTATCATCTGCTTTTTATTTAAGATTTTTAGAGAAAAAGAGAATATTTACTATAGTAGGTCTTCTTACTCCTGCGGCTTTGCTTTTAATAACATTCACTAGGAATTTCTGGTTATTTTTGATAGCATTTATGTTTTTGGGTTTTGTAAGCGGTTTTGGATATTTCTTCGGGCTTTATTATGCTTTGGCGGATCAGGACAATGCTCCTAGAAATGTTGCTGTTAATGAGGCTTTAACAGGTGTTGCTGCTTTGCTTATACCTTTTGTAATGGGCTATTTAGCTTCTAATTTCTCATATTTCGTTGGGTTTTTATTTATGATGAGCGTATCTTTAATATGCTACATTATAGCCATATATACTATGTGGCAGAAGAAAAGGACTGCTTTGCTTAAAGAAAAATTTAACAAGATGATAAATGAGATAGACAACAAATATATAGATAAAAATATCTAA
- a CDS encoding M55 family metallopeptidase, with protein sequence MKVFISADIEGITTTTQWPDTDAGSLTYKEHTLQMTKEVNAACEGAIEAGAKEIFVKDAHDSAMNIDQTALPECVKIHRRWSGDPYSMVEGIDESFDAAMFIGYHNAASIGNNPLSHTMNTRNVYVKLNDILASEFMFFSYAAAYRKVPTVFLSGDKGLCEEAVKMNPNHPNLITLPVKEGIGYSTINYSPNLMVKMIKEKTKEALSQDFKGKLLKLPNHFKLEVCYREHGYAHKVSFYPGAKKINDTTIIFENNDYYEVLRALKFIL encoded by the coding sequence ATGAAAGTTTTTATTAGTGCAGATATTGAGGGAATTACTACAACTACACAATGGCCTGATACGGATGCAGGAAGTTTGACTTATAAAGAGCATACTCTGCAGATGACTAAAGAAGTTAATGCAGCATGTGAGGGAGCTATTGAGGCTGGTGCTAAAGAGATATTTGTAAAGGATGCACATGACTCTGCTATGAATATAGATCAGACTGCCTTACCAGAATGCGTAAAGATACATAGAAGATGGAGCGGAGATCCTTATTCTATGGTAGAAGGTATTGATGAGAGCTTTGATGCGGCTATGTTTATAGGGTATCATAATGCAGCTTCTATCGGCAATAATCCGCTTTCGCATACTATGAATACTAGAAATGTATATGTTAAACTTAATGATATTCTTGCAAGCGAGTTTATGTTTTTCAGTTATGCTGCAGCTTATAGGAAAGTTCCTACAGTATTTTTGTCTGGAGATAAGGGATTATGCGAAGAGGCTGTTAAGATGAATCCTAATCACCCTAATTTAATCACGCTTCCTGTAAAAGAGGGTATAGGATATTCTACTATTAATTATTCTCCAAATTTGATGGTAAAAATGATTAAAGAAAAGACTAAAGAGGCATTAAGTCAGGATTTTAAGGGCAAATTATTAAAACTTCCTAATCATTTTAAACTTGAAGTTTGCTATAGAGAACATGGTTATGCTCATAAAGTATCATTCTATCCGGGAGCAAAAAAAATTAATGATACTACTATAATTTTTGAAAATAATGACTATTATGAGGTGTTAAGAGCCTTGAAATTTATATTATAA